A genomic window from Streptomyces broussonetiae includes:
- a CDS encoding MarR family winged helix-turn-helix transcriptional regulator: MTQPTKSAAQRGGESGPSLLYLLKRTELVVRARLDELVRPAGITALQYTALTVLERHDAISAAQLARDSFVTAQSMADMVRALEARDLIRREPNPGNRREKIILLTDTGRRLLAEYAEPARSLERRMVQDLTPQEVGHFRNALKSAHRALS; encoded by the coding sequence ATGACGCAACCGACGAAATCCGCTGCGCAGCGAGGTGGGGAGAGCGGCCCTTCCCTGCTCTACCTGCTCAAACGCACCGAACTCGTCGTCCGCGCCCGCCTGGACGAACTGGTCAGGCCGGCCGGCATCACGGCCCTGCAGTACACCGCCCTCACGGTGCTGGAACGGCACGACGCCATCTCCGCCGCCCAGTTGGCCAGGGACTCCTTCGTCACGGCCCAGTCCATGGCCGACATGGTCCGCGCCCTGGAGGCCCGCGACCTCATCCGCCGCGAACCGAACCCCGGCAACCGCCGGGAGAAGATCATCCTGCTCACCGACACGGGCCGCCGCCTCCTGGCCGAGTACGCCGAACCGGCCCGCAGCCTCGAACGCCGCATGGTCCAGGACCTGACCCCGCAGGAGGTCGGTCACTTCCGCAACGCCCTCAAGAGCGCGCACCGGGCACTGTCCTGA